A portion of the Actinomycetes bacterium genome contains these proteins:
- a CDS encoding DUF418 domain-containing protein encodes MSLPSSTPRGRGPTQPGARITNLDAVRGVAVLGILPMNVVSYALVDPAYFNVDSAGSNNALDRAIGLLGEVFVDQKFMGLFSMLFGAGIVLFADRAAAKRVHPVLLSIWRNVLLLGIGLFHAWLWEGDVLIVYALCAPILILVRKLPPALLVLTGAAVFLVAPIANTIAQATVDEPSDLANVWVQAADPEAEPSDEVGLALLVDFFARALGMMLIGAALYRLGVLNGTRPAAFYRRLAGWGLGIGIPLAVAGAAWMAVDGWSIDVALVGSVPNSLATIPMVLGYLGVITLWNAAPDSPARLRIRAVGRMALTNYLAQTGLGLAVFSVALGAFDASRTTALAFVVVVWALELWWSTAWLERFRFGPVEWLWRTATYFRLQPIVVDQT; translated from the coding sequence ATGTCGCTCCCCTCCAGCACGCCGCGGGGACGCGGCCCCACACAGCCCGGGGCACGCATCACCAACCTCGATGCCGTTCGGGGGGTGGCCGTGCTCGGCATCCTGCCGATGAACGTGGTCAGCTACGCGCTGGTCGATCCCGCCTACTTCAACGTCGACTCGGCTGGTTCCAACAACGCCCTCGACCGGGCGATCGGGCTGCTCGGCGAAGTGTTCGTCGACCAGAAGTTCATGGGTCTTTTCTCCATGCTGTTCGGCGCAGGGATCGTCCTGTTCGCCGACCGGGCCGCCGCCAAGCGGGTGCACCCGGTGCTGCTGAGCATCTGGCGCAATGTGCTGTTGCTCGGCATCGGCCTGTTCCACGCCTGGCTGTGGGAAGGCGACGTGCTGATCGTCTACGCGCTGTGCGCCCCGATCCTCATACTCGTGCGCAAGCTGCCCCCCGCACTACTGGTGCTGACGGGTGCGGCCGTCTTCCTGGTAGCGCCCATCGCCAACACGATCGCACAGGCGACTGTCGACGAACCCTCGGACCTGGCCAACGTGTGGGTGCAGGCCGCGGACCCGGAGGCGGAGCCGTCCGACGAGGTCGGGCTGGCATTGCTCGTCGACTTCTTCGCCCGGGCGCTCGGCATGATGCTCATTGGCGCGGCCCTGTACCGACTCGGGGTGCTCAACGGCACCAGGCCGGCAGCCTTCTACCGGCGCCTCGCGGGGTGGGGGCTGGGCATCGGCATCCCACTGGCGGTCGCCGGTGCGGCATGGATGGCTGTCGACGGCTGGTCGATCGACGTCGCATTGGTGGGCAGCGTTCCCAACTCCCTGGCCACCATTCCGATGGTGCTCGGCTACCTGGGCGTGATCACGCTGTGGAACGCAGCGCCGGACTCGCCCGCGCGCCTGCGGATCAGGGCGGTCGGGCGAATGGCACTGACCAACTACCTGGCGCAGACCGGGCTGGGCCTGGCGGTGTTCAGCGTTGCGCTGGGTGCGTTCGATGCATCGCGCACCACAGCCCTCGCGTTCGTGGTGGTGGTGTGGGCGCTCGAACTCTGGTGGTCAACTGCCTGGCTCGAGCGTTTCCGTTTCGGTCCCGTGGAGTGGCTCTGGCGCACTGCCACCTACTTCCGCCTCCAGCCGATCGTCGTCGACCAGACCTGA
- a CDS encoding nuclear transport factor 2 family protein: protein MADTQHSDGQVPGPARLVDTIAIQGLVAAYAHSVDDRDWARWEALFTADARIDYVSAGGIAGNPAELAAWMPDAMAAFRWCLHSISTHEIDFADDDNATGRVHVFNRNGVEWEGKPEIVDVGAVYQDRYVRSTDRWLFAERIEHTKYIVGGQFADMIREAAPPLP, encoded by the coding sequence ATGGCCGACACCCAGCACTCAGACGGACAGGTTCCAGGTCCAGCCCGCCTCGTGGACACCATCGCGATCCAGGGACTTGTGGCCGCCTACGCACACTCGGTCGACGACCGCGACTGGGCACGGTGGGAGGCGCTGTTCACCGCCGACGCGCGGATCGACTACGTGTCAGCCGGCGGCATTGCCGGCAACCCGGCCGAGCTGGCGGCATGGATGCCCGATGCCATGGCGGCGTTCAGGTGGTGCCTGCATTCCATCTCGACCCATGAGATCGACTTCGCCGATGACGACAACGCCACAGGACGCGTGCACGTGTTCAACCGCAACGGCGTGGAGTGGGAGGGCAAACCCGAGATCGTCGACGTGGGCGCGGTGTACCAGGACCGCTACGTGCGCTCGACTGACCGCTGGCTGTTCGCCGAGCGCATCGAGCACACCAAGTACATCGTCGGCGGCCAGTTCGCGGACATGATCCGGGAAGCCGCACCGCCCCTACCCTGA
- a CDS encoding histone deacetylase — protein MHDLVWYVAYGSNKVAGRLACYLEGGRPEGSRRTYRGARDRSLPRRSLNLQITHRMFFAGESPVWGGGVAFIDIAPDPGADTDCVSWLITLEQLSDLVAQECGGEAPGPDLARLPDPGEAMVVAQGRYDTLLGLGPIDGVAAVLVTSSDPPALSDPSPAYLELVERSA, from the coding sequence GTGCACGACCTTGTCTGGTATGTCGCCTACGGCTCCAACAAGGTGGCCGGCCGGCTCGCCTGCTACCTGGAAGGTGGCCGTCCGGAGGGCTCACGACGGACCTACCGCGGAGCGCGCGACCGAAGCCTGCCGCGGCGCTCACTGAACCTGCAGATCACGCACCGCATGTTCTTCGCAGGTGAGAGCCCGGTGTGGGGTGGCGGCGTCGCGTTCATCGACATCGCGCCCGATCCCGGTGCCGACACCGACTGCGTGTCGTGGCTGATCACACTCGAGCAGCTGAGCGATCTCGTGGCCCAGGAGTGTGGCGGAGAGGCGCCCGGCCCCGACCTGGCGCGGCTGCCCGACCCGGGTGAGGCGATGGTGGTGGCGCAGGGCCGCTACGACACACTGCTCGGCCTGGGCCCGATCGATGGGGTGGCTGCTGTGCTGGTGACATCCTCCGATCCGCCGGCGCTGAGTGACCCGTCGCCTGCATACCTGGAACTGGTCGAGCGCAGCGCCTGA
- a CDS encoding SDR family NAD(P)-dependent oxidoreductase: protein MRSVVVTGAAGGLGSATARQLANNGWSVFAADLESDVLERLGHRRGIEAVVTDVTDQASVAALADTVLVATGGHLDAVVNFAGVLEIGSMAEMPEAPLRRVVDINVFGTWRVNRTLFDQLVAARGRIVNISSETGWQSGGPFNGAYALSKHAIEAYSDSLRREASLVGVRVVKVQPGPFRTSMVESVERRFAAASAASRWFGAELRRTGELAAGEEGRAHPPVELAEVVYEALTARRPKVAYSVYPARSRVWLERMPTRLADAAIKAALTGRRRRR, encoded by the coding sequence ATGCGATCGGTGGTGGTCACAGGTGCGGCCGGAGGTCTCGGCTCTGCAACTGCGCGGCAGCTGGCCAACAACGGGTGGTCGGTGTTCGCCGCCGACCTCGAATCCGACGTCCTCGAACGGCTCGGCCACCGGCGCGGGATCGAAGCCGTTGTCACCGATGTGACCGACCAGGCATCCGTCGCCGCTCTCGCCGATACGGTGCTGGTTGCCACCGGCGGGCACCTCGATGCGGTGGTCAACTTCGCGGGCGTGCTCGAGATCGGCTCGATGGCCGAGATGCCCGAGGCGCCGCTGCGGCGAGTGGTCGACATCAACGTCTTCGGCACCTGGCGTGTCAACCGGACCTTGTTCGACCAGCTCGTCGCGGCCCGCGGGCGCATCGTCAACATCTCATCGGAGACCGGTTGGCAGAGCGGCGGACCATTCAACGGTGCGTACGCCCTGAGCAAGCACGCGATAGAGGCCTACAGCGACTCACTGCGCCGGGAGGCCTCGTTGGTGGGGGTCCGTGTCGTGAAGGTACAACCCGGTCCGTTTCGCACGTCCATGGTCGAGTCGGTCGAACGCCGATTTGCCGCTGCCTCGGCTGCTTCGCGCTGGTTCGGTGCGGAGCTGCGTCGCACGGGCGAGTTGGCGGCGGGTGAAGAGGGCCGGGCCCATCCGCCCGTCGAGTTGGCCGAGGTCGTGTACGAAGCTCTGACCGCACGCCGCCCGAAAGTGGCCTATTCGGTGTACCCGGCGCGCAGCCGGGTGTGGCTCGAACGCATGCCGACCCGGCTCGCTGATGCAGCGATCAAGGCGGCGCTGACCGGTCGCAGGCGGCGTCGTTGA
- a CDS encoding enoyl-CoA hydratase: protein MSETEGAVLVDDPAPGVRRITLNRPDKRNALNHAVRGGVIDALREADDDPEVSVSIIRGAGDCFSAGYELGDGNEGLEMPHFTPGGEGQWPRHVTDAWMGIWDLAKPVIAQVHGWCLAGGSELATGCDLVYVADDARIGYPAVRFGVPDMQFHAWFMGMRAAMEMMLTGDWVSGDEAVRLGWANRAFPEASLDDEVLAVAGRITNVPSDVAQLNKRTVHRAMEVMGLRTAIRAGTEICALGIHTETMADFIGRARGGEGLTGALTERDEPFGDYRAGEA from the coding sequence ATGTCCGAGACCGAGGGTGCAGTACTGGTCGATGATCCGGCGCCGGGAGTGCGGCGGATCACACTGAACCGCCCAGACAAGCGCAACGCGCTCAACCATGCCGTGCGCGGTGGTGTGATCGACGCGCTGCGGGAAGCCGACGACGATCCCGAGGTGTCGGTGAGCATCATCCGGGGAGCGGGCGACTGCTTCTCGGCGGGCTACGAACTCGGCGACGGCAACGAGGGCCTCGAGATGCCGCACTTCACCCCAGGAGGGGAAGGGCAGTGGCCCCGCCATGTCACCGACGCCTGGATGGGAATCTGGGACTTGGCCAAGCCGGTGATCGCCCAGGTGCACGGTTGGTGCCTGGCGGGAGGAAGCGAACTCGCGACCGGATGCGACCTGGTCTACGTGGCCGACGATGCGCGCATCGGGTATCCCGCGGTGCGTTTCGGGGTTCCCGACATGCAGTTCCACGCATGGTTCATGGGCATGCGTGCCGCAATGGAGATGATGCTGACCGGCGACTGGGTGTCGGGTGACGAGGCGGTGCGCCTCGGTTGGGCCAACCGTGCCTTTCCCGAGGCGTCACTCGATGACGAGGTCCTGGCCGTGGCCGGGCGGATCACCAACGTGCCCTCCGATGTGGCGCAGCTCAACAAGCGCACTGTGCACAGGGCGATGGAGGTGATGGGGCTGCGCACGGCGATCCGCGCCGGCACGGAGATCTGTGCGCTCGGTATCCACACCGAGACGATGGCGGACTTCATCGGGCGTGCGCGCGGCGGCGAGGGCCTTACCGGGGCCTTGACCGAGCGCGACGAACCGTTCGGCGACTACCGCGCCGGGGAGGCGTAG
- a CDS encoding SDR family NAD(P)-dependent oxidoreductase encodes MGSRPVALVTGAGRGIGRGICAEFAARGYEVLGGIRREPDEPLPDGVSAVRLDVTDPDPGVIPRRLDALVNNAGVDPDNLPLEMVQAAQWRQVLETNVVGLAEVTRMALPSLRAGDDSVVCNITSAGLAVPMPFFSLYRASKAAVAAISESLAIELAPQGIRVIEVLPGPVETDMLAGSATDPARIGEGDYAALAEVVARLRPATDDRAVPVASAAASIVDAIEEARAQRPGGVPLRHTCDDVGAEVVRPWQQAPDEDHIAAYRGVFTID; translated from the coding sequence ATGGGCAGCCGTCCGGTCGCGCTGGTCACGGGCGCCGGCCGCGGGATCGGCCGCGGAATCTGCGCCGAGTTCGCGGCCCGGGGTTACGAGGTGCTCGGCGGCATCCGCCGTGAGCCCGACGAGCCGCTGCCCGATGGCGTGTCGGCAGTGCGCCTCGACGTCACGGATCCCGACCCGGGCGTGATCCCGCGGCGGTTGGACGCGCTCGTCAACAACGCCGGTGTCGATCCGGACAACCTTCCGCTCGAGATGGTGCAGGCCGCGCAGTGGCGCCAGGTGCTGGAGACCAACGTGGTCGGGCTGGCGGAGGTGACGCGCATGGCGTTGCCCTCGCTGCGCGCCGGCGATGACTCAGTTGTGTGCAACATCACCTCCGCGGGCCTGGCGGTGCCGATGCCCTTCTTCTCGCTGTACCGCGCATCGAAGGCTGCGGTTGCGGCGATCTCGGAGTCACTGGCCATCGAGCTAGCGCCGCAGGGCATCCGCGTGATCGAGGTGCTGCCCGGACCGGTCGAGACCGACATGCTCGCCGGATCGGCGACTGACCCGGCGAGGATCGGCGAGGGTGACTATGCCGCGCTGGCCGAAGTCGTGGCCCGGTTGCGGCCTGCGACCGACGACCGCGCGGTGCCCGTTGCGTCCGCCGCAGCGTCGATCGTGGATGCCATCGAGGAGGCTCGCGCGCAGCGGCCCGGCGGCGTGCCCCTGCGCCACACCTGTGACGACGTGGGTGCCGAGGTCGTTCGTCCCTGGCAGCAGGCCCCCGACGAGGACCACATCGCGGCCTACCGAGGTGTGTTCACGATCGACTGA
- a CDS encoding AI-2E family transporter, producing MADDENEPTPTEGSGNDDAGPGEVHNEEQPQTLLTGLQQRRHPPGHLEPESPRWSPQTKNIVAVSFAVVVLLVVYISRNVLAVAALAGLIAFLIAPAIRFLHFRLKVPRVLALLVTYFAVFIGISAMSFLVVDGIVGAVSEIDIDEAEQSLRSTAEDFLNDVREIKIAGYTIDLSETVDPLLEDLNQDGDKSSDSGSGSSDSGSSNDSGSSDNSGSGSDDSSKEEDSKRFALDSDQLQSLFGGLTSSVGALGSSLLAAFMSGVITVLVAIYLNADSTKFRNSLFRSLPDSYVGDAQRLGQRTLSIWRGYLYGQLLNSLIVGLLMWLVLWLVGLPGAFVFALILGVLNMIPTFGPILAAIPAVIAALALGSSKLDWSNLTFALLIVALYLIVVQLQSNLVAPFITGRAVKLSPATVIIGLLVGVQVGGLVGAVLVVPIIATGKEYGRYILAKLTDGDVFPPELYDEFTGGEPDPDGDDDSETADTSDMAADPEPAGN from the coding sequence ATGGCCGACGACGAGAACGAGCCCACGCCGACCGAAGGCTCCGGAAATGACGATGCAGGACCGGGAGAGGTCCACAACGAGGAGCAACCGCAGACGCTGCTGACCGGGCTCCAGCAGCGACGTCATCCGCCCGGCCATCTGGAGCCGGAGTCACCGCGGTGGAGCCCCCAGACCAAGAACATCGTGGCGGTGTCATTCGCCGTCGTGGTGTTGCTGGTGGTCTACATCAGCCGCAACGTGCTGGCCGTGGCTGCACTCGCCGGCCTGATCGCGTTCCTCATCGCGCCCGCCATCCGCTTCCTGCACTTCCGGCTGAAGGTGCCGCGGGTCCTCGCTCTGTTGGTCACCTACTTCGCCGTGTTCATCGGCATCTCGGCAATGAGCTTCCTCGTGGTCGACGGCATCGTCGGCGCAGTGTCCGAGATCGACATCGACGAGGCCGAGCAGTCGCTGCGATCCACAGCCGAGGACTTCCTGAACGACGTCCGCGAGATCAAGATCGCCGGCTACACGATCGACTTGTCCGAGACCGTGGATCCGCTACTCGAGGACCTGAACCAGGACGGCGACAAGTCGTCGGACTCCGGTTCCGGTTCTTCCGATTCGGGTTCATCCAACGACTCGGGGTCCTCGGACAACTCGGGATCCGGGAGCGACGACAGCTCCAAGGAGGAGGACAGCAAGCGTTTCGCGCTCGACTCGGACCAGTTGCAGAGCCTGTTCGGTGGGCTGACCTCATCGGTCGGAGCACTCGGCTCCAGCCTGCTCGCCGCATTCATGTCCGGTGTGATCACGGTGCTCGTGGCCATATACCTCAATGCCGACAGCACCAAGTTCCGCAACTCCCTGTTCCGCTCGTTGCCCGACAGCTACGTCGGTGACGCCCAGCGCCTCGGCCAGAGAACCCTGAGCATCTGGCGTGGCTACCTCTACGGGCAATTGCTCAACAGCCTCATAGTCGGCCTGTTGATGTGGCTCGTGTTGTGGTTGGTGGGCCTGCCGGGCGCGTTCGTGTTCGCGCTCATACTCGGCGTGCTCAACATGATCCCCACTTTCGGACCGATCCTCGCCGCGATACCCGCGGTGATCGCCGCGCTGGCGCTCGGCTCTTCGAAGCTCGACTGGAGCAACCTCACCTTCGCCCTGCTGATCGTGGCGCTCTACCTGATCGTCGTTCAGTTGCAGTCCAACCTGGTGGCTCCGTTCATCACGGGGCGGGCAGTGAAGCTGTCGCCGGCCACTGTGATAATCGGGCTGCTGGTAGGCGTGCAGGTGGGCGGCCTGGTGGGTGCGGTGCTGGTCGTGCCGATCATCGCCACCGGCAAGGAGTACGGCCGGTACATCCTCGCCAAGCTGACCGACGGTGATGTGTTCCCACCGGAGCTGTACGACGAGTTCACCGGGGGTGAGCCCGACCCCGATGGCGACGACGACTCCGAGACGGCAGATACCTCCGACATGGCAGCCGACCCGGAGCCCGCCGGCAACTGA
- a CDS encoding Asp/Glu racemase — protein sequence MQNYIGHRAKIGVIIPSTNTAVEYDLQKLAAAGLRGVTWHPGRFYVEHQDLSDDDNFLHFLDLIRQTIPLSVRDVMTCNPTHVMMGMSAETFWGGIEGNEAFIQRVQEQIGDLGLTMGANAVLEALDKLGDIKKISVLTPYQPVGDENVVKFFTESGYDIGEVYGLRCENTTDAIAGTPFSDVFEAVQKIDGPDVDAIVQVGTNLSTADVFPTIEKMLEKPVLPINLATSWQALRSSGVDDQFDGLGRLFEEF from the coding sequence ATGCAGAACTACATCGGACACCGGGCCAAGATCGGCGTGATCATCCCGTCCACCAACACTGCGGTCGAGTACGACCTGCAGAAGCTGGCCGCAGCGGGCCTGCGCGGAGTCACATGGCATCCCGGCCGGTTCTACGTCGAGCACCAGGACCTGTCCGATGACGACAACTTCCTGCACTTCCTCGACCTGATCCGCCAGACCATCCCGCTGTCGGTGCGCGACGTGATGACCTGCAACCCCACCCACGTGATGATGGGCATGTCAGCGGAGACTTTCTGGGGAGGCATCGAGGGAAACGAAGCGTTCATCCAGCGTGTCCAGGAACAGATAGGCGACCTCGGGCTCACCATGGGAGCCAACGCCGTGCTCGAGGCGCTCGACAAGCTCGGAGACATCAAGAAGATCAGCGTGCTCACGCCCTACCAGCCGGTGGGCGACGAGAACGTCGTTAAGTTCTTCACCGAATCGGGATACGACATAGGTGAGGTCTACGGGCTGCGGTGTGAGAACACCACTGATGCGATCGCCGGTACCCCGTTCTCCGATGTGTTCGAGGCAGTCCAGAAGATCGACGGCCCAGACGTGGACGCGATCGTGCAGGTGGGCACCAACCTGTCCACCGCCGACGTGTTCCCGACGATCGAGAAGATGCTCGAGAAGCCAGTGCTGCCGATCAACCTCGCGACCTCGTGGCAGGCGCTGCGCTCGAGTGGCGTGGATGACCAGTTCGACGGCCTGGGCCGCCTCTTCGAAGAGTTCTGA
- a CDS encoding DUF3039 domain-containing protein: MAPPATTTITEETTETEDGPVAHIVKTKRGEDATAKVLGARVEGTPLEALCGHVWVPSRDPKRLPMCQKCKDIYEMYRNFNDDLGETPRT; the protein is encoded by the coding sequence ATGGCTCCGCCGGCGACGACCACGATCACCGAGGAAACCACCGAAACCGAGGACGGACCGGTGGCGCACATCGTGAAGACCAAGCGTGGCGAGGATGCAACGGCGAAGGTGCTGGGCGCACGCGTCGAAGGCACACCGCTGGAGGCACTGTGCGGTCACGTATGGGTGCCGAGCCGCGACCCCAAGCGGCTACCCATGTGTCAGAAGTGCAAGGACATCTACGAGATGTACCGCAACTTCAACGACGACCTCGGCGAGACCCCGCGTACCTGA
- a CDS encoding histidine phosphatase family protein: MTNVLLVRHGQSEWNAAGRWQGQADPELTDLGRQQAGQAARAVGAVDAIFASPLRRAATTAAIIADDIGIGPVVVVDGLMERHAGEWQGLTRAEIEEAFPGFLAAEKRPPGWEDDSLVEQRAFAALDAIALSGAGDHVLAVAHAGIVYAIERTLGAEWERLANLGGRWLVRDDGGWMLGERVHLLIEETIPDQL; this comes from the coding sequence GTGACGAACGTCCTGCTGGTCAGGCACGGCCAATCTGAATGGAACGCGGCGGGCCGATGGCAGGGCCAGGCCGACCCAGAGTTGACCGACCTCGGCCGGCAACAGGCGGGCCAGGCTGCCCGAGCCGTGGGAGCCGTGGACGCGATCTTCGCATCGCCGCTTCGTCGTGCCGCGACGACCGCGGCGATCATCGCGGACGACATCGGGATCGGCCCGGTCGTGGTCGTGGACGGGCTGATGGAACGCCACGCCGGGGAGTGGCAAGGCCTCACGCGCGCAGAGATCGAGGAGGCGTTCCCGGGCTTCCTGGCCGCCGAGAAGCGGCCGCCGGGATGGGAGGACGACTCGCTGGTCGAACAGCGCGCCTTTGCTGCCCTCGATGCCATCGCACTCAGCGGAGCCGGGGACCACGTGCTCGCCGTGGCCCACGCCGGGATCGTGTACGCGATCGAGCGCACCCTGGGTGCCGAGTGGGAACGGCTAGCGAACCTGGGGGGCCGGTGGCTGGTTCGCGACGACGGCGGCTGGATGCTGGGCGAGCGCGTCCACCTGCTGATCGAGGAGACGATCCCCGACCAGCTCTAG
- a CDS encoding MoaD/ThiS family protein yields MPVVLLFAQAREAAGSASVRVEGSTVREVTSALAARYGTEMEQVVAASRIWRNGDPVAPDDEVADDDEVAVLPPVSGG; encoded by the coding sequence GTGCCCGTAGTGCTGCTGTTCGCCCAGGCCCGCGAGGCCGCTGGATCCGCGTCGGTCCGGGTCGAGGGTTCGACTGTCCGGGAGGTCACCTCCGCCCTCGCCGCGCGGTACGGCACGGAGATGGAACAGGTCGTGGCCGCAAGCAGGATCTGGCGCAACGGAGATCCTGTTGCCCCCGACGACGAGGTTGCCGACGACGACGAGGTTGCCGTCCTGCCGCCGGTGTCGGGGGGCTGA
- a CDS encoding helix-turn-helix domain-containing protein: MPDVKDDIDRRWNDLGEFIREQRAIGELSLRKLSERAGVSNPYLSQIERGLRRPSAEILQQIARALEISSETLYVRAGILDEPTDIVDPVAEIRRDTRITEDQKKTLIHIYESFLRENDLEEASAVDEDPAEDVTTRTGREHVDAASDEVADPAADDLDAADD; the protein is encoded by the coding sequence ATGCCCGACGTGAAGGATGACATCGACCGCCGCTGGAACGACCTCGGCGAGTTCATCAGGGAGCAGCGCGCGATCGGTGAGCTGTCGCTGCGGAAGTTGTCCGAGCGCGCCGGTGTGTCCAATCCGTACCTCTCGCAGATCGAACGCGGCCTGCGCCGCCCGTCTGCGGAGATACTCCAGCAGATCGCGCGGGCGCTCGAGATCTCCTCCGAGACCCTCTACGTGCGCGCGGGCATCCTCGACGAGCCGACGGACATCGTCGACCCGGTGGCCGAGATCCGCCGCGACACCCGGATCACCGAGGACCAGAAGAAGACCCTCATCCACATCTACGAGTCGTTCCTGCGCGAGAACGACCTCGAGGAAGCCAGTGCGGTCGATGAGGACCCCGCCGAAGACGTGACGACCCGAACGGGCCGGGAACACGTCGATGCCGCGTCGGACGAGGTAGCCGATCCCGCTGCCGACGACCTCGACGCCGCTGACGACTGA
- a CDS encoding glycosyltransferase — translation MHTSPLVQPGTGDSGGMNVYVRELAGSLARAGVPVKVYVRRWAADLPERITVEPGLEVVHVDAGPVDAPKEDLADWVEEFADGVEADLIGSDVEVLHANYWLSAVAGHRLKHRMSLPLVATFHTLARVKAEAGDIEPLARARAEAETIGCCDSICASNPVEADQLLQFYGADPARIELVPPGVDHAFFSPGDRAGARAGLGLDDRPTMLFVGRIQPLKGLTVAVEALSMVERDDARLVVVGGPSGPGGEAEADRVEKLVAERGLTDRVTFVDPQPHHALSTWYRSADVVVVPSRSESFGLVALEAAACGVPVVAAAVGGLRTLVRDGETGFLVDGADPAAMAAGVDELFADPALAIRMGEAASRDASRYSWAGTAGRLRRLYADLASNALVQCS, via the coding sequence ATGCATACGTCGCCCCTCGTCCAACCGGGCACTGGCGATTCCGGCGGCATGAACGTCTACGTGCGCGAACTGGCGGGTTCACTGGCCCGTGCGGGCGTACCGGTGAAGGTCTACGTGCGCCGGTGGGCTGCCGACCTGCCCGAGCGGATCACCGTCGAGCCGGGCCTCGAGGTCGTGCATGTCGACGCAGGTCCCGTCGATGCACCCAAGGAAGACCTGGCGGACTGGGTCGAGGAGTTCGCCGACGGCGTCGAGGCCGACCTGATCGGCTCCGATGTCGAAGTGCTGCACGCCAACTACTGGCTGTCCGCTGTGGCCGGCCACCGCCTCAAGCACCGGATGTCACTGCCGCTGGTAGCCACCTTCCACACACTCGCCCGGGTCAAGGCAGAGGCCGGTGACATCGAGCCGCTCGCACGTGCGCGCGCAGAGGCGGAGACGATCGGCTGTTGTGACTCGATCTGCGCGTCCAACCCGGTCGAGGCCGACCAGCTCCTCCAGTTCTACGGCGCGGACCCGGCCCGCATCGAGCTCGTACCCCCCGGCGTCGATCATGCGTTCTTCTCCCCTGGTGACCGCGCCGGCGCGAGGGCCGGCCTCGGCCTCGATGACAGGCCGACCATGTTGTTCGTCGGCCGCATCCAGCCGCTCAAGGGACTCACGGTGGCCGTAGAGGCGCTGTCAATGGTCGAGCGGGACGACGCACGACTCGTCGTGGTCGGCGGGCCGTCCGGTCCCGGTGGCGAGGCCGAGGCCGACCGCGTGGAGAAGCTCGTGGCCGAACGCGGCCTCACCGACCGGGTCACCTTCGTGGACCCGCAGCCACATCACGCACTGTCGACCTGGTACCGGTCCGCCGACGTCGTCGTGGTGCCCAGCAGGTCAGAGTCGTTCGGACTGGTGGCACTCGAAGCCGCTGCTTGCGGCGTGCCCGTGGTCGCGGCCGCCGTGGGCGGCCTGCGGACGCTCGTGCGTGACGGCGAGACGGGCTTCCTCGTCGACGGCGCCGACCCCGCGGCGATGGCCGCGGGCGTCGACGAGCTCTTTGCCGACCCCGCCCTGGCGATCCGCATGGGCGAGGCCGCCTCCCGGGATGCATCGCGCTACTCGTGGGCCGGCACAGCGGGCCGCTTGCGCAGGCTCTATGCCGATCTGGCGAGCAACGCCCTGGTGCAGTGCAGCTGA
- the proC gene encoding pyrroline-5-carboxylate reductase — MAEALVKGLVDHGVHEPAEIRVVEVLDARRIELEHLLPGVQVADSAVACEGLVLATKPADALHALEKAAAAGVHRVLSIAAGVRLEPLEAAAGHGIAVIRAMPNTAALVGAAASAICAGRDVGEADIAWATETLGAVGIVEQVPEKSMDAVTGLSGSGPAYMFMVAEALVEGGVLAGLARDVADRLARQTLLGAARLLEDPRVTPEQLRAAVTSPGGTTAAGLRALEDRAVRAALIDAVDAAATRSTELG, encoded by the coding sequence ATGGCGGAGGCACTCGTGAAGGGCCTGGTCGACCATGGCGTTCACGAGCCGGCAGAGATCCGCGTGGTCGAGGTGCTGGACGCGCGCCGCATCGAACTGGAACACCTCCTTCCCGGCGTGCAGGTGGCCGACTCGGCCGTTGCATGCGAGGGACTGGTGCTGGCGACCAAACCGGCTGATGCCCTACACGCACTCGAGAAGGCAGCCGCAGCGGGGGTGCACCGGGTGCTGTCCATCGCAGCCGGGGTGAGGCTCGAACCGCTCGAGGCTGCAGCCGGTCACGGAATCGCCGTCATCCGGGCCATGCCCAACACCGCCGCGCTGGTTGGCGCTGCTGCGTCGGCGATCTGTGCCGGCCGCGACGTCGGTGAGGCAGACATCGCTTGGGCCACCGAGACCCTGGGGGCGGTGGGCATCGTGGAGCAGGTGCCGGAGAAGTCGATGGACGCCGTCACCGGCCTCTCCGGCTCCGGCCCGGCCTACATGTTCATGGTCGCCGAGGCACTCGTGGAGGGTGGAGTGCTCGCCGGTCTTGCACGGGACGTCGCAGATCGCCTCGCCCGCCAGACCCTGCTCGGCGCCGCGCGCCTGCTCGAGGATCCCCGGGTCACCCCCGAGCAACTCCGAGCAGCCGTCACCTCACCGGGCGGAACCACGGCTGCCGGCCTGCGTGCACTCGAGGACCGCGCGGTGCGCGCAGCGTTGATCGATGCGGTCGATGCCGCGGCGACGCGATCGACCGAGTTGGGTTGA